From the Planctomycetota bacterium genome, the window GCAGTAGCGGCAGTTGACCGCACAGCCGCCGGTGAGCAGCACGAGGGCGCGCCCGGCGTATTTCCGCACCAGCCCCGGTGCGGCCAGCGCCGCCGCCTCGTTCAACGGGTCGGCGCCGAAGCCGGCCACCACCCGCTCCTCTTCCACCACCGGCAACACCTGCCGGAGGAGCGGATCCTCGGGATCGCCCCGGCGCATCCGGGCGACGAACGCGCGCGGGACGAGCAGCGGGAATCCGCCGCCGCGCCCCGCCACTGCCGGATCGAGCCCGAGGACCCGGCACAATTCGGCCGGGTCACGGATCGCGTCGGCCAGGAGCCTCTGCCAGCGCGGCGGCGCGGTGGAAACAGGGGTCGAGACGGCCATGGCAGCCACGCGGCGGACGGGAACGGGCAGGGGTGGGGGCCGACGTTGACATCCGCCCCGACCGCGGCGACGCTTGTCGCTTCCCGACGCCGCCGGACAGCGCGGCGGACGCCCCGCACCGCCAAAGCATACGCGCGGCAGCCGGGGGAGAAAAACGCCCTGGAGGTGACTGCCGCCGTGCCAGCCTACAACACCAGCGAATTCAAGAAGGGTCTCAAGGTCCAGATCGACGGCGACCCGTACATCATGATCGAGTGCAACTTCGTCAAGCCGGGCAAGGGCCAGGCGTTGTACAAGTGCAAGCTGCGGAACCTCCTCCGCAACACCGTCCTCGATCGGACCTACAAGAGCGGCGATTCGCTCGATGCCGCCGACATCGCCACGATCGACGCCCAGTTCCTCTACAAGCAAGGGGAGCAGTTCGTCTTCATGGACAATGCCAACTACGAGCAGTACGAGCTTTCCAAGGAGCAGGTCGACGACTCCTGGAAGTGGATCAAGGAGGGGACCGTCTGCTCGATGCTGTTGTACAACGGCAATCCGATCTCGATGGAGCCCCCCAATCACATGATGCTCAAGGTCGAATACGCCGAACCGGCGATCCGCGGCAACACCGCGACCAACCTCACCAAACCGGTGAAGCTCGAGACCGGGGCCGAGGTCGTGGTGCCGGCGTTCATCGAGCAGGGTGACACGATCAAGATCGACACCCGGACCGGCGAGTACCTCGAGCGCGTCAAGGTCTGAGCGACCGGGGATCGAGGGCGGGGACGTTTGGCACGCCCCGCGTCTCTGGGCGCCGGTATCGACCCGGGATCGTCAAGGAGTCGACGTCGACAGACCTCAGCTCGGGCTCGACAGAGGAGAGACGCCCCTCGCGCCTTTCCCCTCGCACCGACGGCTGTGGCTCCGGCAGCGCGAGGCGGCGGAGGCCATGGAGCGCTCCGCAGCCGCGACAATCAGTCCCACCACCAGCGGCCGGCGGGCAGGACGTTGGCGTCGGCATGGGCCCGACCGACCGTGCCCTGTTCGTCCATGAGGAGATTCGGCGGGTCGAGGGCACGCCGCGGCTCGAGCGTCACGCCACCGCCGATCGGCGTCAGCAGCCGGCTCCCCTTCCAGACGGCGTGCACCGCCGGCTCAACCGCGGCGGGGGCCACGAGCCCGTCGACCGGGCAGGTCTTCTCGTCGCGGAGCCCCGCGGCCGACCAGCCGGTGAGGCCGTAGGCATCGTGCTGCTGGAGGTACGCGGCGGCCACGGCGAGGTCGAAGAGGTTGCGGAGCTGGGCGTAGACCGGCGTCCGGGCGGCGATCTCCGGATACTTCTTGGTGAACGTGTCGGTGAACGTCTTGCTCGC encodes:
- the efp gene encoding elongation factor P, giving the protein MTAAVPAYNTSEFKKGLKVQIDGDPYIMIECNFVKPGKGQALYKCKLRNLLRNTVLDRTYKSGDSLDAADIATIDAQFLYKQGEQFVFMDNANYEQYELSKEQVDDSWKWIKEGTVCSMLLYNGNPISMEPPNHMMLKVEYAEPAIRGNTATNLTKPVKLETGAEVVVPAFIEQGDTIKIDTRTGEYLERVKV